In Streptococcus parauberis NCFD 2020, the sequence AGAAAGTTAATATTTTTCAATATTTGACTAAAGTCATCGTTTGATTTTAAAAGTAATCTTTCAAATACACCACTATCATAGGATAAGCCCAAATGGTGACTGTACTTTTGAAAATAAGTCTTTGACTCGGCTTCTTTTAGCTGAGTTGCTTCAATGACTTGGGCATCTCTTTTTAATAGTTTAACAATTCGACGCTTGCCATCCAATTTACCGGGTGCAAAGATAATTAAACGCGTTGAATCCATAGGTTTTTCCAAATATGACTCAAATGATTTCAACTCATTTTCTTTAAGATAATTCTTTTTAGCAGTCGTTAGGTCTAAGAAGTGATCAAAAATAACTACTTTTTGATCTGCAAAAAATGGTAAACTCAGCAAATCAAGTTCAGCATCTTGGTAGTCAGTTTCTGATAAATCGAAATAGGAATAGGTTAAGTCGTCTTTATCGTAGGCTATTTTTTCCATTAAGACAGACTTAATTTGTGAAAACTGTCCAAGATCTTCACCAGTAACTATTGTAATTAAATCTAATTTCTCTTTGGTTAATTTTTCTATCTCTTCAATTGCAATCATGTCTATATTATAACAAAATTTAGTTAGTATTTGTCATCTAATTAGATTAAGGATTAACGCATTCGATTGTCCACTTAAATAAACCTTTAAATCGAATTGCTCCATTTTGGTCAGTCCGTAATGTATTAATTTTCCGTCGATGAAAACGACTTATGGTTTCTTGATGTGGATGCTTATAAATATTGTTTTTCCCAGCTGAAAATAAAGCTATTTGTGGTGAAAGTTGATCAATGAATTCTTCAATAGACGATCCCTTCGACCCATGATGACCAGCTTTCAAAATATCAGCTTTCAAATCGGGATAATTTCCCAATATTTCTTTTTCCCCATCAGCTTCTAAATCTCCAGTAAATAAAAATCGCTTATTCAACAATTTTCCATACAATACGATGGAATCATTATTTTTCCCATCCCCTTTTTTAAAAGGATAGAGAACCCTAAGCTGACTCCCCATAACAGGTAAAACATCTCCTCTTTTAATCACTTTCACTTTTCTTTTCATCTTATATAGCCTGTCTACAAACTCTTGATTCGTTAAACTACCTTGACTAACCAATATTTCCTTAATATTAATTGATTTCACAACATCCTCCATATCACCAACATGGTCTGTATCCGTATGCGTTAGTAATAGTTGATCGATCTTGTTAATACCCTGACTTTTCAAATATGGAATTAATGTTTTCTCCGCATTAGAAAGATTATGTCTTCTTTGCCATTCTATTTTTCCTTGTTGTTTATGGACTCCTCCAACGTCAATTAAGATAGTTTTGTTAAAGATATCCCTAATCAATATACTATCCCCTTGTCCGACATCAACAATTGTAATTTCATTTTTGAATGGCTGAGCAATTGAAAACCAAACAAGACTAAGAAGAAAAATAAGGAGATACCTCACATTTTTCCTATTCCAAAAATCATATAAAATAACTAGCAAAGCCAAAATTAGGAAAAGTTGAATTTGATTTGGTTTTCCAATAATCCATGCATGACCAAATTTTTCACATAACCAGCGAACAACCACTTCCATCGATTCAAAAATGCCGTTCAAGGTACGTAAAGGTAAAATAGGAGTCAAAAAATAAACAACTGTTAAAAGCGGCAAAATGAGCTGATCAAATAGCAAGGAAAATAATGCGGTTAAGAGAATAGATATTGGATGGTAAACCGAAAAGTAAAAAGTCAAGAATGGCAAACCGGCACATGCAATTGAAAGAGGGAAAATAAATTGTCGACACTTGTGATGATGATATCGATTGTTCAAAATCGATATAACAAATGCATAAGCTAAGGACAGTACCCCTCCTACAGTTAAGAGAAAATTAGGAGAAAAGACAAAAAGTATAAAAACTGTAAATGCAATATTATCTTCCTTACTAACCTTTAAGTTACTTAGATTCCTTTGAGATAAACTCCTTAAAACAGAAATACTATAGCCAGTTATTGCAGCATAAAAAATTGAAAAGAGCAATTCAATTCCTGGGAAGTACTCTTGTGGAATTGATATCTTGATTAAGACTTTTCGAAAATTATTAAAGAAAAATCCAACATGCATCCCTGACAAGGCAAAGAGATGAATAATTCCTAGCTGACTATATATATCTGTCATCTGTCCAAAACTTTTATCTAAAAATCCGAATAGCAAGCCAGTCATATAATGAGCCATTGGATCCGGATAAGTCTGCTGACAGGTAACAATAGCCAGTCTTCGCCATTTCACCAAGTGTTCAAATAGATTTCGGACCTTTGAAATACGCATTTTCTTAATATCTTTAAGTCGACCAATTCGAAAAATTCCATGATTTTTTAAGTGCTTCTGATAGTTAAATCCATTGAAATTTCTTTGTCCATCAGCATGCTCTAATTTTATTTCCGTTTCAATATCAAGATAATCACTGCAATTGCGATAAAATAAGAATTCCTCTTTCGTTTTCAGCTGATAAAAGATTTGATATCGATTTTCATTTTCTTCACCTTCAAAAGATAAAAGGTCTCCATTAATATTAATTGAATCAGGAATTAACCGAATATGGTAAATAACTTTGGGTTGATGCTTAAATTTGTAGGCGGAAATGTGAGAATTGACAAGAAAGTAGAAAGCAAAAAATGTAAGAACTAAACAAACTTTAACAAAAACTATTTTCCCATAATTGTTGATTAGTAATATTAAAAGACAAATAAAAAGCAGTACTGCTAAATGACTTCTACAATTAATTGAGTAAAACATCATTATTGTTATCAAAGCTAACTGAGCAACTGGAATCGGCAAGTATTTATTCAATACTTAAATTATCTTTCATTTTTTCAAGTGTTTTCTTACCAATGCCAGAAATTTTGGTTAAATCTTCCAGACTTTTGAAGCCACCCATTTTATCTCTAGCTTCGATAATTTCATGCGCTCGTTTTTCGCCAATCCCTGGAATTTTAGTTAGTTGATCACTTGTCGCACTATTTATATTAATCTTTTCATCATCACTAGGTGCGTCTGCAGCTTGGACTGTCGATGAGGGTAAAACTGATTTATTCTCACCCAATCTAGCAATATAAATAACAGATGCATCGGATAATTTTTGAGCGAGATTGATGGCTTGCCTGTCAGCATCTTGAGTCAGCCCACCGGCCATTTTGACCAAATCAGTCACTCGACTATCTGCTGGTAACTTATAGACCCCCTCTTGCTTAACAGCCCCTTTCAAATCAACCATAATTTGGTTACTTGTATCAGTCGACTTTGATTCTGCTTGGCTCTGCTCCTTGTCTTCTTTAACTTCTATAATTTCTTTTCTTAATTCAATCATGTCTTCTTCTTTTTGTTTATCGGCTGTGCTATTCCCAAAAACAAAAAGAGATAGAGAAAAAAGAAGACAAATACAAACAATAATTGCGATGATTCTGCCTAGAATATAGTGATTAACATACCACTGTTTTATATCTGTTAGAATTTCTTTCATAATCCACCTCACATATATATTCGTAAATAAAATAAAAAAATCATTCAAATGAATGATTTTTATTTTCTATGTTTATCAGGATCCCAAACGAAGCTTGCTATATATGAGAAAATCATCGTCAATAGTAAAACAATAATTAAAACAAGTGCTAATGGAATACGATAGAGATATGTTAGTGGATTAAGCGATTTTCCAGGCTGATAAGGAACCATCTCAACATCCATGCGGTCAAATTCTGCTTGAATCCTTTGAGCAACTTCTGCAATGCCCTCATCGTTCATCCGCTTGATATCTGAAATGTCTATTGGATTTCCGAAATTCATATCAACACGCTCACTATTAAGTAACCCTTTAACTGTTAGCGGACCAGCATAGGCGGCTGGCATAATTCGAACCTTGGCCATCTTGGCAATTACAGCTACACCACCTTTAACATCTTTAGAATGACGGCTACCACTTGGAAACATGACCAATGATTTGTCTTTCTTTTTTAAAACATTAACTGGGTATCGAATGGCATCATGACCTGGGTGTTCCCTATCAATTGGGAAAGCACCGCACATTTTTATCCACCAAGCAAATAAACGATTGGTAAATAATTCTTTCTTAGCCATAAAAATGAATTGTTTTGGTCGAGCAGCAAAAGCCATATAGACTGGATCCCAAAAAGTACGGTGTGGTGCTACCAAAATATAATTTTCATCAGCTGGTAAGATTTTTTCTTGATTATGGTAGTGAGTATTGCCATTAACAACCCACAATAAAAAGACTACTAAGCCACGTAAGTATGAATAGAACACGTGATTCTCCTTTATAATTTCTATCTTGTATATTGTATCATGAATACTAACTTTCGGAAAGTCTGATCTCTCTTCCTAATTTTTCTTTAGATACCATTAGTGGCTATCAGACTAGATTCTTTTTTGATATAATAAATGAATGGATAAAATAGAACTAAAGGATGGAGAGCGCATCGATCAACTCTTCTCCACAGACGTAAAAATCATACAAAATAAAGATGTTTTCAGTTACTCAATTGATAGTGTACTCCTATCCAGATTTCCTATAATTCCAACAAGAGGATTAATTGTTGATTTATGTTCTGGAAATGGAGCAGTTGGCCTTTTTGCTAGTACAAGAACGAATGCACCAATTATTGAGGTTGAACTGCAGGATCGGTTAGCTGAAATGGCTCAACGGTCGATAATTCTAAATAACTTGGAAAGCCAGGTGAAAATGGTCAATGATGATTTAAAAAATCTATTGAATTATGTTCCTCGTTCAGGTGTCGATTTAATTCTCTGCAATCCACCCTATTTCAAAGCTAAAGAATCATCTAAAAAGAATCTTTCTGAGCATTATTTGCTAGCAAGACATGAAATTACTACTAATTTAGAAGAAATTTGCCAGATCAGTCGACATGCATTAAAGTCAAATGGTCGATTAGCAATGGTTCATCGACCTGACCGTTTCATTGAAATTATTGATGCCTTGAGAAGCAATGGTTTAGCTCCTAAACGCATTCAATTTGTTTACCCTAAAGTGGGCAAAGAAGCAAATATATTGTTAATTGAGGCAATTAAAGATGGTTCTATCGAAGGGATGAAGGTTCTTCCTCCCCTTATTGTCCATGAGGACAATGGCGACTACACTGATCACATCCATAAGATATATTTTGGAAAACCAAATAAGGAGAAAAATGATCTCTAACGAGGAAATCCCCAAAGCTTACATGTATGTTTTAGAATGTGCAGACCATACCTTGTACACTGGTTATACGACTGATGTTGAAAAAAGATTAATAACACATAATGCTGGTAAAGGGGCAAAATACACGCGTGCCCGTTTACCAGTAACGCTACTTTATGTGGAAGAATTTGCCAGTAAACAAGAAGCAATGTCTGCTGAAGCATTATTCAAAAAACGAAAGTCAAGACGACAAAAATTAAACTATATTAATGAACATAAAAAAATTGAGAGCTAAACTCTCAATTTTTTTATTTAATTTCTTTTGGTGTTTGAAATTCTTTAATTGGTAATTTCAAAATATCTGAAAGAATCAATGGAACCACTTCGACTTTAACTTCAGAGTATTGAAGACCAAACCAGCGAGCTGGCGTAGCAGTGAAATGTTTAATACTTGCTTTAGTTTGCATGATAAAGCGTTCAAAGCCATTTAATTGACGCGCATTAGATACACGTTCTTCAATAATAACAAATCTAAAGTCACCAACTTTACGACCTGGTGTAATAGAGTATTCTTGAACTTGTTGAGGCAAGCGACCACTTTCCATCAAGTCTT encodes:
- a CDS encoding helix-hairpin-helix domain-containing protein; amino-acid sequence: MKEILTDIKQWYVNHYILGRIIAIIVCICLLFSLSLFVFGNSTADKQKEEDMIELRKEIIEVKEDKEQSQAESKSTDTSNQIMVDLKGAVKQEGVYKLPADSRVTDLVKMAGGLTQDADRQAINLAQKLSDASVIYIARLGENKSVLPSSTVQAADAPSDDEKININSATSDQLTKIPGIGEKRAHEIIEARDKMGGFKSLEDLTKISGIGKKTLEKMKDNLSIE
- a CDS encoding GIY-YIG nuclease family protein, with product MISNEEIPKAYMYVLECADHTLYTGYTTDVEKRLITHNAGKGAKYTRARLPVTLLYVEEFASKQEAMSAEALFKKRKSRRQKLNYINEHKKIES
- the holA gene encoding DNA polymerase III subunit delta; translated protein: MIAIEEIEKLTKEKLDLITIVTGEDLGQFSQIKSVLMEKIAYDKDDLTYSYFDLSETDYQDAELDLLSLPFFADQKVVIFDHFLDLTTAKKNYLKENELKSFESYLEKPMDSTRLIIFAPGKLDGKRRIVKLLKRDAQVIEATQLKEAESKTYFQKYSHHLGLSYDSGVFERLLLKSNDDFSQILKNINFLKSYKNEGRITLYDVDEAIPKSLQDNIFDLTRFLLQKKVEDAINLVHDLRLTGEDEIKLIAIMLGQFRLFLQIAILKGQGKNEQQIVLALSDVLGRKINPYQVKYAIKDSRTLSKTYLQSAVKALIETDFQIKTGTYDKSYLFDILLLKLLS
- a CDS encoding tRNA1(Val) (adenine(37)-N6)-methyltransferase; protein product: MDKIELKDGERIDQLFSTDVKIIQNKDVFSYSIDSVLLSRFPIIPTRGLIVDLCSGNGAVGLFASTRTNAPIIEVELQDRLAEMAQRSIILNNLESQVKMVNDDLKNLLNYVPRSGVDLILCNPPYFKAKESSKKNLSEHYLLARHEITTNLEEICQISRHALKSNGRLAMVHRPDRFIEIIDALRSNGLAPKRIQFVYPKVGKEANILLIEAIKDGSIEGMKVLPPLIVHEDNGDYTDHIHKIYFGKPNKEKNDL
- a CDS encoding lysophospholipid acyltransferase family protein, with the translated sequence MFYSYLRGLVVFLLWVVNGNTHYHNQEKILPADENYILVAPHRTFWDPVYMAFAARPKQFIFMAKKELFTNRLFAWWIKMCGAFPIDREHPGHDAIRYPVNVLKKKDKSLVMFPSGSRHSKDVKGGVAVIAKMAKVRIMPAAYAGPLTVKGLLNSERVDMNFGNPIDISDIKRMNDEGIAEVAQRIQAEFDRMDVEMVPYQPGKSLNPLTYLYRIPLALVLIIVLLLTMIFSYIASFVWDPDKHRK
- a CDS encoding DNA internalization-related competence protein ComEC/Rec2 translates to MNKYLPIPVAQLALITIMMFYSINCRSHLAVLLFICLLILLINNYGKIVFVKVCLVLTFFAFYFLVNSHISAYKFKHQPKVIYHIRLIPDSININGDLLSFEGEENENRYQIFYQLKTKEEFLFYRNCSDYLDIETEIKLEHADGQRNFNGFNYQKHLKNHGIFRIGRLKDIKKMRISKVRNLFEHLVKWRRLAIVTCQQTYPDPMAHYMTGLLFGFLDKSFGQMTDIYSQLGIIHLFALSGMHVGFFFNNFRKVLIKISIPQEYFPGIELLFSIFYAAITGYSISVLRSLSQRNLSNLKVSKEDNIAFTVFILFVFSPNFLLTVGGVLSLAYAFVISILNNRYHHHKCRQFIFPLSIACAGLPFLTFYFSVYHPISILLTALFSLLFDQLILPLLTVVYFLTPILPLRTLNGIFESMEVVVRWLCEKFGHAWIIGKPNQIQLFLILALLVILYDFWNRKNVRYLLIFLLSLVWFSIAQPFKNEITIVDVGQGDSILIRDIFNKTILIDVGGVHKQQGKIEWQRRHNLSNAEKTLIPYLKSQGINKIDQLLLTHTDTDHVGDMEDVVKSINIKEILVSQGSLTNQEFVDRLYKMKRKVKVIKRGDVLPVMGSQLRVLYPFKKGDGKNNDSIVLYGKLLNKRFLFTGDLEADGEKEILGNYPDLKADILKAGHHGSKGSSIEEFIDQLSPQIALFSAGKNNIYKHPHQETISRFHRRKINTLRTDQNGAIRFKGLFKWTIECVNP